A DNA window from Kitasatospora atroaurantiaca contains the following coding sequences:
- the ppgK gene encoding polyphosphate--glucose phosphotransferase has product MATVFGVDIGGSGIKGAPVDLERGALAEERYKVLTPHPASPEAVVTAVTEVVRHFDHRGPVGLTFPGVVVAGHTRTAANVDKGWIGLDAQGLFREALDLPATVVNDADAAGLAEVAYGAGHAQGGVVLVLTFGTGIGSALFVDGALVPNTELGHLELRGKDAERRASSAARDRHQLTWPEWAARVDEYLDLVEMLFSPQLIVVGGGVSRKHEKFLPLLKDREAAVVPAKLRNNAGIVGAAMAAAKAG; this is encoded by the coding sequence TTGGCGACGGTATTCGGCGTGGACATCGGTGGCTCGGGCATCAAGGGTGCCCCGGTCGACCTCGAACGCGGCGCGCTCGCCGAGGAGCGGTACAAGGTCCTGACGCCGCACCCGGCCTCCCCGGAGGCCGTGGTCACTGCCGTCACGGAGGTCGTCCGCCACTTCGACCACCGCGGCCCGGTCGGCCTCACCTTCCCCGGGGTCGTGGTCGCCGGGCACACCCGTACGGCCGCCAACGTGGACAAGGGCTGGATCGGCCTCGACGCCCAGGGCCTGTTCCGTGAGGCCCTCGACCTCCCCGCCACCGTGGTCAACGACGCGGACGCGGCCGGCCTCGCCGAGGTCGCCTACGGCGCCGGGCACGCGCAGGGCGGCGTGGTGCTGGTGCTGACCTTCGGCACCGGCATCGGCAGCGCGCTCTTCGTGGACGGGGCACTGGTGCCCAACACCGAACTCGGGCACCTGGAGCTGCGGGGCAAGGACGCCGAACGCCGCGCCTCCTCGGCCGCCCGGGACCGGCACCAGCTCACCTGGCCCGAGTGGGCCGCCCGGGTCGACGAGTACCTGGACCTGGTGGAGATGCTCTTCTCGCCGCAGCTGATCGTGGTGGGGGGCGGGGTGAGCCGCAAGCACGAGAAGTTCCTGCCGCTGCTGAAGGATCGTGAGGCGGCGGTCGTACCCGCGAAGCTGCGCAACAACGCGGGCATCGTCGGCGCGGCGATGGCGGCCGCCAAGGCGGGGTGA
- a CDS encoding SRPBCC family protein — protein MSAIKESVDISRRPEDVYSYVTDPSHLTEWQESAVSVQPLGDTPMGVGSRMVVTRRIGHREFPMTMEVTEFDPPRTWHLRGVDGPVRGNVHGTVEPLGDGERSRVTLDLDFEAHGMGKLLVPLIVRPHARKEMPRNEQKLKGLLESGAA, from the coding sequence ATGTCCGCGATCAAGGAGAGCGTAGACATCTCCCGCCGACCCGAGGACGTCTACTCCTACGTAACCGACCCCTCCCACCTCACCGAGTGGCAGGAGAGCGCCGTGAGCGTCCAGCCGCTCGGCGACACACCGATGGGCGTGGGGTCCCGCATGGTCGTGACCCGGCGCATCGGTCACCGGGAGTTCCCGATGACCATGGAGGTGACCGAGTTCGACCCTCCGCGCACCTGGCACCTCCGCGGCGTCGACGGCCCCGTCAGGGGCAACGTCCACGGCACGGTCGAGCCGCTCGGCGACGGCGAACGGTCCCGCGTGACACTCGACCTCGACTTCGAGGCCCACGGGATGGGCAAGCTGCTCGTCCCACTCATCGTCCGTCCGCACGCACGGAAGGAGATGCCGAGAAACGAGCAGAAGCTCAAGGGCCTGCTCGAGAGCGGCGCTGCATAG
- a CDS encoding DUF6542 domain-containing protein, with product MEQSIRTQPPGPRRRPPAGGAAEAAVPGPATPPESRLRTASGARPAPRLRLRLPRQLGAARDRPRSGRPARLTAVGTGVLAVAGTLAVAAVDRVLFGGLGVLFGLGYLVVCFQLAVRVRLPDLLAAPISGPIAFAAALLLLGPVSAPGVTAQVVALASGLALRAGWLFTGTGLAAAIAAARFLAQRHIRRSRTNS from the coding sequence GTGGAGCAGAGCATCCGTACCCAGCCGCCCGGGCCCCGCCGCCGACCGCCAGCCGGCGGCGCCGCCGAGGCCGCCGTACCGGGGCCCGCCACGCCCCCAGAATCCCGGCTGCGGACGGCCTCCGGGGCCCGTCCAGCGCCCCGGCTCCGGCTGAGGCTGCCGCGGCAGCTCGGGGCCGCCCGTGACAGGCCGCGCAGCGGCCGGCCCGCCCGGCTGACGGCCGTGGGCACCGGGGTGCTCGCGGTGGCCGGGACGCTGGCGGTCGCGGCGGTGGACCGGGTGCTGTTCGGGGGGCTGGGAGTGCTCTTCGGGCTCGGCTATCTCGTGGTCTGCTTCCAGCTGGCCGTCCGGGTACGGCTCCCCGACCTGCTGGCCGCCCCAATCAGCGGACCGATCGCCTTCGCGGCAGCACTGCTGCTGCTCGGGCCGGTCTCCGCACCGGGAGTGACGGCGCAGGTCGTGGCGCTGGCGAGCGGGCTCGCGCTGCGGGCCGGGTGGCTGTTCACGGGGACGGGCCTCGCGGCGGCGATCGCAGCGGCGCGGTTCCTGGCGCAGCGTCACATTCGGCGGAGCCGGACAAACAGCTGA
- a CDS encoding 4-hydroxy-3-methylbut-2-enyl diphosphate reductase has translation MGAMSNTAQRRVLLAAPRGYCAGVDRAVIAVEKALEQYGAPIYVRKQIVHNKFVVQTLEKQGAIFVDETEEVPEGSIVVFSAHGVAPSVHDEARTGKLATIDATCPLVTKVHKEAVRFAEEDYDILLVGHEGHEEVIGTMGEAPERIHLVDGAEDVANVQVRDESKVVWLSQTTLSVDETMATVGELKKRFPLLVSPPSDDICYATQNRQVVVKQIAPETDLLIVVGSKNSSNSVRLVEVGLEYGAKAAHLVDFADEIDESWLDGVTTVGLTSGASVPEILVEGVLTYLAERGYGDVQTVKTAEEHLIFSLPKELRRDLRAEAAGKL, from the coding sequence ATGGGTGCCATGTCCAACACTGCTCAGCGCCGTGTCCTGCTCGCCGCCCCCCGGGGCTACTGCGCGGGCGTCGACCGCGCCGTCATCGCCGTGGAGAAGGCCCTGGAGCAGTACGGGGCACCGATCTACGTCCGCAAGCAGATCGTCCACAACAAGTTCGTGGTGCAGACCCTGGAGAAGCAGGGCGCGATCTTCGTCGACGAGACGGAGGAGGTGCCGGAGGGCTCGATCGTGGTCTTCTCTGCGCACGGCGTCGCCCCGTCGGTCCACGACGAGGCCAGGACCGGCAAGCTCGCGACCATCGACGCCACCTGCCCCCTGGTGACCAAGGTCCACAAGGAGGCCGTCCGGTTCGCCGAGGAGGACTACGACATCCTGCTGGTCGGCCACGAGGGCCACGAGGAGGTCATCGGCACCATGGGCGAGGCCCCGGAGCGGATCCACCTGGTGGACGGTGCCGAGGACGTCGCCAACGTGCAGGTCCGCGACGAGAGCAAGGTCGTCTGGCTCTCCCAGACCACTCTTTCGGTGGACGAGACCATGGCCACCGTCGGCGAGCTCAAGAAGCGCTTCCCGCTGCTGGTCAGCCCGCCCAGCGACGACATCTGCTACGCGACCCAGAACCGCCAGGTGGTCGTGAAGCAGATCGCCCCCGAGACCGACCTGCTGATCGTGGTGGGCTCCAAGAACTCCTCCAACTCGGTCCGTCTGGTCGAGGTGGGCCTGGAGTACGGCGCCAAGGCCGCCCACCTGGTGGACTTCGCCGACGAGATCGACGAGAGCTGGCTGGACGGCGTCACCACGGTCGGCCTGACCAGCGGCGCCTCGGTGCCGGAGATCCTGGTGGAGGGCGTGCTCACGTACCTCGCCGAGCGCGGCTACGGCGACGTGCAGACCGTCAAGACCGCCGAGGAGCACCTGATCTTCTCGCTGCCCAAGGAGCTCCGCCGCGACCTGCGGGCCGAGGCCGCCGGGAAGCTCTGA
- a CDS encoding RibD family protein — protein sequence MAPRRPYVLLSAAMSIDGYLDDASPERLLLSDPADFDRVDELRASCDAVLVGGNTLRRDNPRLLVNSAQRRAARVAAGKPEYPLKVTLSASGSLAAGLNFWHTGGAKLAYTTLASAPRLQVELGGLAEVVGTGDSVELGTVLDDLGARGVGRLMVEGGSSVHTQFLAQGLADELQLAVAPLLVGQPAAPRFVGAADFPGGPTRRMRLLEARTVGDVVLLRYAPKESTL from the coding sequence GTGGCACCTCGCCGCCCCTACGTCCTGTTGAGCGCCGCGATGTCGATCGACGGGTACCTGGACGACGCCTCGCCCGAGCGCCTGCTGCTCTCCGACCCGGCGGACTTCGACCGGGTGGACGAGCTGCGCGCCTCCTGCGACGCCGTCCTGGTCGGCGGCAACACCCTGCGCCGGGACAATCCCCGGCTGCTGGTCAACTCGGCCCAGCGGCGGGCCGCCCGGGTGGCCGCCGGGAAGCCCGAGTACCCGCTCAAGGTCACGCTCAGCGCGAGCGGTTCGCTGGCGGCCGGGCTGAACTTCTGGCACACCGGCGGGGCGAAGCTCGCGTACACCACGCTCGCCTCGGCGCCCCGCCTGCAGGTCGAACTGGGCGGACTGGCCGAGGTGGTCGGCACCGGCGACAGCGTGGAGCTCGGCACGGTGCTGGACGACCTCGGCGCGCGCGGCGTCGGGCGGCTGATGGTCGAGGGCGGGAGCAGCGTCCACACCCAGTTCCTCGCCCAGGGGCTCGCCGACGAGCTGCAGCTCGCCGTCGCACCGCTCCTGGTCGGCCAGCCCGCCGCCCCGCGCTTCGTCGGCGCGGCGGACTTCCCCGGCGGCCCGACGCGTCGGATGCGGCTGCTGGAGGCACGTACGGTGGGGGATGTCGTCCTGCTCCGGTACGCCCCCAAGGAGTCCACGCTGTGA
- a CDS encoding alpha/beta hydrolase family protein, whose protein sequence is MSLTAFAPTSSPAPRRRRLPLVAALTVAATLLAPAGLASAQPYAGAAPSAPGEAVHLTLPAPTGPYPIGTVPLHLVDRARPDPWSASQPYRELMVSVRYPARDADRYPLAPQMSPGEAAGFDAMNNLGDVVPAGRVDWSATSTHAHLGAPVDRRGGPRPVVLYSPGAGDPRSLGTTLSDDLASHGYIVVTIDHTYEAPAVEFPGGRVERSRMLEEFTMAQSEQRVPELLRKVTAVRVADTRCVLDQLTALAVGVNPDAEHRKLPPGLRGALDPARIGMRGHSAGGFTAVQTMHDDARIKAGINMDGVLGYAQDDGDPSNPSSAATDGLDRPVLLMGHQGNDHHTSPSWNALWEHSSGWRRDLTLNESQHASFTDAESLLPQIAGPLGLPQSAVTAKIGSIAPDRAVTAEEAYISAFFDRWLRGRDAHLLDGPSPDHPEVRFVP, encoded by the coding sequence GTGAGCCTGACAGCATTCGCACCAACCTCGTCGCCTGCGCCCCGCCGCCGCAGGCTGCCCCTCGTCGCCGCGCTGACCGTGGCCGCCACGCTGCTGGCCCCGGCCGGCCTTGCGTCCGCGCAGCCCTACGCCGGAGCGGCCCCGTCGGCACCCGGTGAGGCGGTGCATCTGACGCTGCCCGCACCCACCGGGCCGTACCCGATCGGTACGGTCCCCCTCCACCTGGTCGACCGAGCACGCCCCGACCCCTGGTCGGCCTCGCAGCCGTACCGGGAGCTGATGGTGAGTGTTCGTTACCCTGCGCGGGACGCCGATCGATACCCGCTTGCTCCGCAGATGTCGCCCGGTGAGGCGGCCGGGTTCGATGCGATGAACAACCTGGGGGACGTCGTCCCGGCGGGCCGGGTCGACTGGTCGGCGACGTCCACCCACGCCCACCTGGGCGCACCTGTCGACCGGCGTGGCGGCCCGCGCCCGGTCGTTCTCTACTCGCCCGGAGCCGGTGACCCACGCTCACTCGGCACCACGCTCTCCGACGACCTGGCGTCCCACGGCTACATCGTGGTGACCATCGACCACACCTACGAGGCGCCGGCGGTCGAATTCCCGGGTGGGCGGGTGGAGAGGAGCCGCATGCTCGAGGAGTTCACCATGGCCCAGAGCGAGCAGCGCGTTCCCGAACTGCTTCGGAAGGTCACGGCCGTCCGGGTGGCCGACACCCGCTGCGTGCTGGACCAGCTGACCGCCCTTGCCGTCGGCGTGAACCCCGACGCCGAGCACCGGAAGCTGCCGCCGGGCCTCCGTGGCGCGTTGGACCCGGCCCGGATCGGCATGCGCGGCCACTCGGCAGGCGGGTTCACGGCCGTGCAGACGATGCACGACGACGCCCGGATCAAGGCGGGGATCAACATGGACGGCGTGCTCGGGTACGCCCAGGACGACGGCGACCCGTCCAATCCGTCCTCGGCAGCCACCGACGGCCTCGACCGGCCCGTCCTGCTGATGGGCCATCAGGGCAACGACCACCACACCTCGCCGTCCTGGAACGCACTGTGGGAACACAGCTCGGGGTGGCGGCGCGACCTCACCCTGAACGAGTCGCAGCACGCCAGTTTCACCGACGCCGAGTCCCTGCTCCCGCAGATCGCAGGCCCACTGGGTCTCCCGCAGAGCGCCGTCACGGCGAAGATCGGCTCGATCGCCCCGGACCGCGCGGTCACCGCCGAGGAGGCGTACATCTCGGCCTTCTTCGACCGCTGGCTCCGTGGCCGGGACGCCCACCTCCTCGACGGCCCCAGCCCCGACCACCCGGAGGTGCGCTTCGTCCCGTAG
- a CDS encoding nucleotidyl transferase AbiEii/AbiGii toxin family protein: MAFRRAVTDRLRAIAEPHGPWPLADLQRQFAYDRLLSRLYLLDDGWVVKGATALLARRIAVRHTVDLDVYRAAERQQAERDLRSALALDAGDWFIFEAGRGTPVADGTTGVRIPIVARIGPTPWANFHVDVVADGVRMTGAPDEVSTLTGIEIPGLVQPRYLAYPITDHIADKTCATFERHGPEQRPSTRFKDLVDLQTLIAEAHVDADDQRRALSSEAGRRHLELPVHFDVPERRTWVAGYAAEARRARTPVARTLDEALALVRPYLDPILDGTGTGAWHPEDGVWKPALP; the protein is encoded by the coding sequence ATGGCATTCCGCCGTGCGGTCACAGACCGGCTCCGCGCGATCGCCGAGCCCCACGGTCCATGGCCTCTTGCCGACCTCCAGCGTCAGTTCGCCTATGACCGCCTTCTCAGCAGGCTGTACCTCCTGGATGACGGCTGGGTCGTGAAGGGAGCCACCGCTCTACTGGCCCGCCGGATCGCCGTCCGTCACACCGTCGACCTGGATGTCTATCGCGCCGCCGAGCGCCAACAGGCCGAGCGCGACCTGCGGTCGGCCCTCGCGCTCGATGCCGGAGATTGGTTCATCTTCGAAGCCGGACGCGGCACACCTGTCGCAGACGGCACGACTGGCGTACGCATCCCTATTGTGGCCCGGATCGGCCCGACACCGTGGGCGAACTTCCACGTCGACGTCGTAGCCGACGGGGTCCGGATGACAGGCGCGCCCGACGAGGTGTCGACCCTCACTGGCATCGAGATCCCCGGACTCGTCCAGCCCCGCTATCTCGCCTATCCGATCACCGATCACATCGCCGACAAGACCTGCGCCACATTCGAGCGCCACGGCCCCGAACAGCGGCCGTCTACGCGCTTCAAGGACCTCGTCGACCTGCAAACCCTCATCGCCGAGGCCCATGTCGACGCCGACGATCAGCGCCGTGCGCTCTCGTCCGAGGCCGGCCGACGGCACCTCGAGCTTCCAGTGCACTTCGACGTGCCCGAGCGGAGAACCTGGGTGGCGGGATACGCAGCCGAAGCCCGCCGCGCCAGAACCCCTGTCGCGCGAACGCTCGACGAGGCCCTCGCGCTCGTCCGCCCTTACCTCGATCCAATCCTCGACGGAACCGGGACGGGAGCATGGCATCCGGAGGACGGGGTTTGGAAGCCGGCGCTTCCATGA
- a CDS encoding type IV toxin-antitoxin system AbiEi family antitoxin domain-containing protein encodes MAHASTLQTLSDLSEDQWGMFTRRQAEAVGLAWTTLSRLAHGGAAERVAHGVYRLRGTPPADHLLLRAAWLQLAPDVPAWERQPEQGVISHRSAASLYGLGHLPADVHEFILPTRRQSRRSDVRLHRSMLAPGEWIDLRGLLVTRASRIATDLLADHEDPQAVGHVIADSLRQVFDYPGTTAAALGPQARRFGLESGDGLALLAWLLDLTGAPERDAWLAEARASLAREQEGGNRS; translated from the coding sequence ATGGCGCATGCCTCAACGCTACAGACCCTGAGCGATCTGTCGGAAGACCAATGGGGAATGTTCACCCGGCGCCAGGCCGAGGCCGTCGGCCTGGCATGGACCACGCTGTCCCGGCTAGCGCACGGAGGCGCGGCAGAGCGGGTAGCGCATGGCGTGTACCGGCTGCGCGGCACTCCGCCCGCTGATCATCTCCTACTGCGCGCTGCCTGGCTGCAACTCGCCCCGGACGTACCAGCCTGGGAGCGGCAGCCTGAACAAGGCGTGATCTCGCACCGTTCGGCAGCAAGCCTCTACGGCCTTGGGCATCTCCCTGCCGATGTCCACGAGTTCATCCTGCCGACACGCCGCCAGTCGCGTCGCTCCGATGTCAGGCTGCATCGATCAATGCTCGCCCCTGGGGAGTGGATCGACCTGCGCGGGCTTCTGGTGACCCGGGCGTCGCGAATTGCCACCGATCTCCTGGCCGATCACGAGGATCCCCAGGCTGTCGGCCATGTGATCGCCGATTCCCTCCGCCAGGTCTTCGACTACCCGGGCACCACCGCTGCGGCGCTCGGCCCACAGGCCAGACGGTTTGGACTTGAGAGCGGCGACGGACTCGCGCTCCTCGCATGGCTGTTGGACCTGACCGGAGCCCCCGAGCGCGACGCATGGCTCGCGGAGGCCCGCGCCTCACTCGCCCGCGAACAGGAAGGCGGCAACCGGTCATGA
- a CDS encoding helix-turn-helix transcriptional regulator, protein MAERISGSRRTWAGAESGRAVERAREAVAREAWGDAYDSLHGVDPDLLDADDFAALADAAWWTSRVDESVAARMRAYAGYTAKGDARQAGYCAWMLFYEHQLAGRTAAAAGWMGRARQQLEDEPECVEQCYLAWTDVEEAQERGAFGEAMDCARRMAGIARRCGSTDLLAMSTQAQAGVLLAEGRAAEGLAVLDDAMCAVPDARRAAALLRLPGELTAREIDVLRLVAAERTNRAIAAELAISEHTVARHLNNIFAKIDVSSRAAATAYAYTHGLL, encoded by the coding sequence GTGGCCGAGCGGATCAGCGGTTCCCGGCGGACGTGGGCCGGAGCGGAGAGTGGCCGGGCTGTCGAGCGGGCCAGGGAAGCTGTCGCGCGCGAGGCGTGGGGCGATGCCTACGACAGCTTGCACGGAGTCGACCCGGACCTCCTCGACGCCGACGACTTCGCCGCGCTGGCCGACGCCGCCTGGTGGACCAGCCGTGTCGACGAGTCGGTCGCGGCGCGGATGAGGGCTTACGCCGGCTACACGGCGAAGGGTGATGCCCGGCAGGCCGGTTACTGCGCGTGGATGCTTTTCTACGAGCACCAGCTGGCCGGACGTACCGCCGCTGCCGCGGGCTGGATGGGCCGTGCGCGGCAGCAGCTGGAGGATGAGCCCGAGTGCGTCGAGCAGTGCTACCTCGCCTGGACCGACGTGGAGGAGGCCCAGGAGCGCGGCGCGTTCGGCGAGGCCATGGACTGTGCTCGTCGGATGGCCGGCATCGCCCGGCGCTGCGGCAGCACCGACCTCCTCGCCATGAGCACCCAGGCGCAAGCGGGCGTGCTGCTGGCCGAGGGGCGGGCCGCCGAGGGGCTGGCGGTACTCGACGACGCGATGTGCGCGGTGCCCGACGCACGCCGGGCCGCGGCCCTGCTCCGGTTGCCGGGTGAGCTCACCGCACGGGAGATCGACGTGCTCCGTCTGGTGGCCGCCGAACGGACCAACCGGGCCATCGCCGCCGAGCTCGCGATCAGCGAGCACACCGTCGCCCGGCACCTCAACAACATCTTCGCCAAGATCGACGTGTCCTCGCGGGCCGCCGCCACGGCCTACGCGTACACGCACGGTCTGCTGTGA
- a CDS encoding deaminase, with protein MTSGPVTTDAFWLARAVELSKLCPPSETAFSVGAVIVGTDGEVLSEGYSREADAHNHAEEAALGKLPDGDPRLRGATIYSSLEPCGQRASRPRTCAQLIIAAGIPRVVVAWREPDLFVSACQGTALLEEAGVEVVELPELATAARAVNAHLLG; from the coding sequence GTGACCAGCGGCCCTGTGACCACCGACGCCTTCTGGCTGGCCCGCGCGGTCGAGCTGTCCAAGCTCTGCCCGCCCTCCGAGACCGCGTTCTCGGTGGGTGCGGTGATCGTCGGCACCGACGGGGAGGTACTCAGCGAGGGGTACAGCCGGGAGGCCGACGCGCACAACCACGCCGAGGAGGCCGCGCTCGGCAAGCTGCCCGACGGCGACCCCCGGCTGCGCGGCGCAACCATCTACAGCTCGCTGGAGCCCTGTGGGCAGCGTGCCTCCCGGCCGCGCACCTGTGCACAGCTGATCATCGCGGCGGGCATCCCGCGGGTGGTCGTCGCCTGGCGGGAGCCGGACCTCTTCGTGTCGGCGTGCCAGGGGACGGCGCTCCTGGAGGAGGCCGGGGTGGAGGTCGTGGAACTCCCGGAGCTGGCGACGGCCGCCCGGGCCGTCAATGCGCATCTGCTGGGCTGA
- a CDS encoding HAD-IA family hydrolase — protein sequence MPTALTLSTRALLLDMDGTLVNSDAVVERCWRRWAAGHGLDGDAAMRVVHGRQGHLSMAILLPDRPMELNIEENRRMLAEETADTDGVVAIPGAPAFLAALAGLPHALVTSADDALARTRMGAAGLPLPPVMITAESVGASKPDPEGFLKGAAALGFAPADCLAFEDSEAGIAAARAAGMPVVGVGPRAAAHLPTVHVDTLEQVRVTAGPDGALAVRIG from the coding sequence ATGCCCACCGCCCTCACGCTCTCCACCCGAGCCCTGCTGCTCGACATGGACGGCACGCTGGTCAACTCCGACGCCGTGGTGGAGCGCTGCTGGCGACGCTGGGCAGCAGGCCACGGGCTCGACGGGGACGCGGCCATGCGCGTGGTGCACGGCCGCCAGGGCCACCTCAGCATGGCCATCCTGCTGCCGGACCGCCCGATGGAGCTGAACATCGAGGAGAACCGCCGGATGCTCGCCGAGGAGACCGCCGACACCGACGGCGTCGTCGCAATACCCGGCGCACCCGCCTTCCTCGCCGCCCTGGCCGGGCTCCCGCACGCCCTCGTCACCTCCGCCGACGACGCCCTCGCCCGCACCCGGATGGGCGCCGCCGGGCTCCCGCTGCCGCCTGTCATGATCACCGCCGAGTCGGTCGGCGCCAGCAAGCCCGACCCCGAGGGCTTCCTCAAGGGCGCCGCCGCCCTCGGCTTCGCCCCCGCGGACTGCCTGGCCTTCGAGGACTCCGAGGCCGGCATCGCCGCGGCCCGTGCCGCCGGCATGCCCGTCGTCGGGGTGGGCCCCCGCGCCGCCGCCCACCTGCCGACGGTGCACGTCGACACCCTGGAACAGGTCCGGGTCACCGCAGGACCGGACGGGGCGCTGGCCGTCCGCATCGGCTGA
- a CDS encoding glyoxalase, producing the protein MTGIGFAFERLHHVQLDIPAGSEDLCREFWAGVLGMTELAKPPVLAARGGCWFRGGGVEVHLGVVADFVPSPRSHPGILVRSLPELAARLAAHGHEVVWDDNFPGFRRFHSADKLGNRLEFLEASAAA; encoded by the coding sequence GTGACCGGCATCGGCTTCGCATTCGAACGGCTGCACCACGTCCAGCTGGACATCCCGGCCGGCTCGGAGGACCTCTGCCGTGAGTTCTGGGCCGGGGTGCTGGGCATGACCGAGCTGGCGAAGCCGCCGGTGCTCGCCGCGCGCGGCGGCTGCTGGTTCCGGGGCGGCGGTGTCGAGGTCCATCTGGGGGTGGTGGCCGACTTCGTCCCGTCACCCAGGTCGCACCCGGGCATCCTGGTCCGTTCCCTGCCCGAACTGGCCGCCCGGCTCGCGGCGCACGGCCACGAGGTGGTCTGGGACGACAACTTCCCCGGCTTCCGCCGATTCCACTCCGCCGACAAGCTCGGCAACCGTCTGGAGTTCCTGGAGGCCTCGGCCGCCGCCTGA
- the ychF gene encoding redox-regulated ATPase YchF, which yields MSLTIGIVGLPNVGKSTLFNALTKNDVLAANYPFATIEPNVGVVGVPDSRLKTLAEIFGSQRLLPATVDFVDIAGIVRGASEGEGLGNKFLANIRESDAICQVVRAFTDPDVVHVDGKVSPKDDIETIHTELILADLQTIEKALPRLQKEARLKKETAPVLAAAEAAQAILETGKTLFEAGFDTGSVRELHLLTAKPFLYVFNVDEDELIDEEFKDAQRALVAPAEAIFLNAKIESELIELDDAEALELLQSMGQEEPGLATLGRVGFDTLGLQTYLTAGPKETRAWTIKKGATAPEAAGVIHTDFQKGFIKAEVISFDDLVACGSVAEARAKGKARIEGKEYVMQDGDVVEFRFNV from the coding sequence ATGTCGCTCACGATCGGAATCGTCGGCCTGCCGAACGTCGGCAAGTCGACCCTGTTCAACGCCCTGACCAAGAACGACGTGCTGGCGGCCAACTACCCGTTCGCCACCATCGAGCCCAACGTGGGCGTCGTCGGTGTCCCGGACTCGCGCCTGAAGACGCTCGCCGAGATCTTCGGCTCGCAGCGGCTGCTCCCGGCCACCGTGGACTTCGTGGACATCGCGGGCATCGTGCGAGGCGCGAGCGAGGGCGAGGGCCTGGGCAACAAGTTCCTCGCCAACATCCGTGAGTCGGACGCGATCTGCCAGGTCGTCCGGGCCTTCACCGACCCGGACGTGGTCCACGTGGACGGCAAGGTCTCGCCCAAGGACGACATCGAGACCATCCACACCGAGCTGATCCTCGCCGACCTGCAGACCATCGAGAAGGCGCTCCCGCGGCTCCAGAAGGAGGCCCGCCTCAAGAAGGAGACCGCGCCGGTCCTGGCCGCCGCCGAGGCCGCGCAGGCGATCCTGGAGACCGGCAAGACCCTCTTCGAGGCCGGTTTCGACACCGGCTCGGTCCGTGAGCTCCACCTGCTCACGGCCAAGCCGTTCCTCTACGTCTTCAACGTGGACGAGGACGAGCTGATCGACGAGGAGTTCAAGGACGCCCAGCGCGCCCTGGTCGCCCCCGCCGAGGCGATCTTCCTCAACGCCAAGATCGAGTCCGAGCTGATCGAGCTCGACGACGCCGAGGCCCTCGAGCTCCTCCAGTCGATGGGCCAGGAGGAGCCCGGCCTGGCCACCCTCGGCCGCGTCGGCTTCGACACCCTCGGCCTGCAGACCTACCTCACCGCCGGCCCCAAGGAAACCCGCGCCTGGACGATCAAGAAGGGCGCCACCGCCCCCGAGGCCGCCGGCGTGATCCACACCGACTTCCAGAAGGGCTTCATCAAGGCCGAGGTCATCTCCTTCGACGACCTGGTCGCGTGCGGCTCCGTCGCCGAGGCCCGCGCCAAGGGCAAGGCCCGTATCGAGGGCAAGGAGTACGTCATGCAGGACGGCGACGTGGTGGAGTTCCGCTTCAACGTCTGA